Below is a genomic region from Thalassophryne amazonica chromosome 3, fThaAma1.1, whole genome shotgun sequence.
CAGCGGTCACAGAGCGAGAGGCAGGGTTCAACCCTGAACAGtcctccagtctgtcacagggccgacacatagacaaacacatttaaactctcactcacacctacaaagAATTTAGAGTCACCACTTTGCCTAATCTGTACGTCTTTGGAAGGGGGAGGAAGCCGtatcacccagagggaacccacacaaacacaggaagaacatgcaaactccacacagaaaggaccaagtgggaagcgatcccaggaccttcttgctgtgaagcaacagtgctaaccactaagtcaccatgccgcCCATACCTGAATATTGCACCGTATTTATAGCAGGAAAACTCTGTACCCAACCTTAGATCATGTTTTTGGTGATCTTTGGCACAATTGCATTAAGCTGCCTCACGATAGCGACACACCAGCACTTAACCCGAAAACAATTAATTTTATGACCAACCCGCCCATGGATGCATAGATAAGCACAAGTGCACCTGCTATTTAATGAATGCGGgcactgggtgtgaaaatgactaCTGTGTTGATTGGCCACTAGCAATGAtacttgcattgtgctgtgtgcccTTTTGCACCAGGTGTAAGCTCAGGCCATTAAAGTCTATTTATGAAACAGACTTTAGCCACTCTTGTTTATCAAGCTTGTCCACTTAATATCCCTCTGGAGGGGCCATAGTTGACAGTTGCCAACTTTGGAGTTTGCAGCTCTGCAAGGAAGCAGCTCTGGTGGCCTTCATATTCTGAAAGGATGTTCCTTTCAGAATATGAAGGCCACCAGATCTGCTTCCTCTTACAGAGGAATTTGTCTGGCAATGCAATGCAGTGCAATTTGTCTGGGTCCAGGGCATCTGTCCCTGCTTCTGGGGTGCAGTTAGAGCACCACAGGGACCAGGACCAGGACTGTAATTAACACAGAACTGTCTCTTATCCCAGAGAGCATGGTCTGTGCACCTCTGTACTCTCCCGTAGGCTCCCATCACAACTCTCGCATGGGGCACGCTGCCACCCTCTGAGGCTCATTACCCTACCAAGGACTGCTGTGAAGGATTAATAAGCCCGACAAGTGTCTATTTCACGTGTGGTGCTTGAGGCATGTGTGCGTCATACTCTGCTCCCCTGTGCTCTGGTACGCTGACACTTAGTCATCAGGCACTTTTACCGAGTTCACATACAGATATAGTATGTATGTGCGTGCACACAATTACAGTACATAGATAAGCAATCTCTGTCTTTGTCAGTCTCTTTCAGCGAGTAACTAGGCTCTTAATTGTGCAAACGCTGTGACAAGATCTTACCTGTTTTTGTCTCTCTGAATGTCTTTTGTAAGGGTATATCAGTTTTAAGTAGTAGTGAACAGTCAAAGTGAATTTTACTGTCTTCATACTGCGTACAAGGAGCTCATTAATTTAAGGCAGAGTGGCCCTTGTATTGGATGATCAGGTtcacaaatggttaaaaaaacagGTCCAATGAGTGGAGTGCATTCCTCTGCCAAGCATAGCATATCTTTTAGCCACGTTTCCAATCCTTTTGACCTACCACTGGAATGATTTGTGTTAAATGAGCGGTTACTGAGTGACACTCAAATAAGGAGGATCCCTTCCATTGTGAAGGAGCGTCATCttcaacattttggacatgtggtatGTTTTGCTGTGTGTGACCCAACACGGAGTTGTCTTAGTGTTGAGCACCCCAGTGGTTGGAGTTGGGTAAGGAGACAcctgtgtttcacctggctgcaacagagaGATTGTtagttttgagaggtggggatgggtcggttgtctgcctgtgtggttgccatccaggacccaaggtggttttgtggtgttgtggatgcagcgacACATGACACCACTGAATGTCCCACACTTGTCTTATCACGACATACGTAGATATATTACCAATtcccttggaattcatttttaaaTCACTGAAAAATATATGTTTTTCTTGGAAATGTTTCATAATCTGCAATGATAGTTTACTTGTGAAATTTGAAATGTATAACATTTGGACTTTATAAATTCTGAAGGTTAAGGCACaaatttgcacaaatttgatccccacactggcacgcaGTCTGGCGTATCAATGAGTAAACCTgttgtaaaatgcagtaaactgcgcggctgtgtgccagtgtgcaaagaatatttagaaatgttcaaaacttctgacaTGCATTAATttagtgaacattgcacaacctctttgaaaacactgcatgtcactaCATGTCATTACGTGTCATTGCGCACAGGGCATCCGAACAATTAGataagatgttacatctataataaacataattttacagatacattatctaactcataagaaggaatgaaaatgcaaatgttttaccaatccattactatatatatatatatatatatatatatatatatatatatatatatatatatatatatatatatatatatatatatatatatatatatatatatatatatatatatatatatatatatatatatatatatatatatatatattataaattacCTTTGAgaaaagattccaaatgcgttctccaccgcgCGACGAGCacgagacaacctgtagctgtagataatacctttgtgattctgggagtgatgagagaatggtttcatcagccaagttcagagagcaaatgcgtcatcggtTACAAAATATTTTGTATAGCGTGGCATCCTGCGGGACAAAGCGGGACACATTGGCACAACAAATTGGGCGGCAGTTCggagatcaaatttgtgcaagtgtcaaggtgtcttTAATTTTACTGTATGTGAGAGTTTGGGAATGTGACATGTTCTTTTATTCTACACAGGTTTTGGGCTTGCCTTCAATCTCAATGCTTCCCTCACCATCATCAGCAAGTACTTTCTGGCTCAGCGTCCTTTAGCCAATGGACTGGCGATGGCTGGgagtccagtattcctctgtttcCTGGCTCCTCTCAACCAATACTTAATTGACAACTTCGGCTGGAGAGGAAGTCTTTTTATCCTCGGCGCTTTGATGCTTAACTGCTGTGTTGCTGGATCCTTGATGAGGCCCATTTTGACAAATACGTCAATTCATGTAGCACAAAAGAAGGTGGAGGAAAAGCCAAATAACTACAACACCATGCTGAAACGAAGCTGCAAGTGTAATGTTACTACACCCTTGGACTTTTCCTTCTTCAAGGACAGAGGTTTTGTGATTTACCTCATAGGTAGTGTGATGTTCATTTTTGGTGCCTATGCACCCATCGTCTTCCTGACAGCTTATGCTGTCAATCAAGGTGTAGATGAATACTATGCTGCCTATCTGTTGTCCATCATGGGCTTTGTGGATATGTTTGCTCGTCCTGGCTCTGGCCTAGTAGCCAACTGCAAGTGGATTAGACCCAGAATCCAGTACTTCTTCAGCTTTGCTGTGCTTTTTAATGGCTTATGCCATTTATTGTGCCCTCTGGCCAAGGGCTACACCCTCCTTGTGACCTATGCTGTATTTTTTGGCATTAGCTTTGGCATGGTATtcgctctcatatttgaatgCCTCATGGACCTCATGGGAAGTCAGCATTTCCCCAGTGCAGTTGGACTGGTCACCATCATTGAGTGCTTCCCAATGCTGCTGGGACCACCTGCTGCAGGTAACAAACCTTCCTTTTGCTGACACATCCATTCTGACAATCACTTTTACAGAGACAGTATGAGGCAAAGTTGATcctttggaaagtattcacagcactttacttcttccacatattttttatgttacagccttatgctaaaatggattaaattaatttttcctcaaaattctatacacagtacctcataatgacagtttgaaaaaagtttttttgttttgttttttacatttttgctaatatattaagaataaaaaactaagaaatcatatgtgcataagtattcacaggatTGGCAGCTGGTGCTAAAAATTTTAAGCAGGGGCGCACCCTTggatgacaaaaaataaaaaagcacttcATACAGGAGTGACAAAAGAACAAACTAAAGAcaaataaaaatcacaatataACCTACTTTACTGCTGCCCATCAACTACGTCACCAGTTTCTTTTCCATTGACGGTCAGTGCATTCAGCCTGTCCTGGTTTATGGTGTTTTTGAGAAAAGTTTTCAAGGTGGAGAAGCACCTCTCAGAGAAGAATTTAAAAAGCAAACTGTGTAAAGAGTAGAGCAGCTTTTAGTACCAAAACAACCAAAGTTTAACCTCCTCCCATAAAATAAagctttattttgtcattttcaccattttaaaaacatttcttgTTCCAACTGAACAGTGTCCTATTTTGATGTCTCATGGATTAAGATTCTAAGCACAAATATAATCTTATCTACAATTAAAACAATGCTTTAAACCTAAAGGTAAAACTATGCAATCCATTTTTTGTATAgatttacagtaaaaaaaaaaaaaagtacaaacaaaacaaaaacaaagaaaaaaaaatttacaatcaTGCATCACAAAAAGGCAGACTCACACCAACAGACCTGTTCTCAcaacaaaaatatttatttaatacaATCTCACCTTTTCTGCGATCCTCTAATGGTTCTCTGGACTCAGGACCTGATGTCTTTTTTGTTAGATGGGAGCTGCTGCTCTCCAAACTGCTTACAGAtgacaaaatatttacaaaaataacaaaaatgaggATTAATAATAAAGGCAGaaagtgaataataataataagaagaagaaaatttataataatcataataacctGATCAATTGGATATCCTGTTAATTGGATCTGCAGCCATTGACATGGACCGAATCAATGGTTTTCTTTTGTAGTGACGAGGTCCACATGTGGCATGATGcgatttaaaacttgcaggaagaaCTTCTCAGTTCATTTTACCTCCTAAGTCTCAACTCAGCTTAGTATAGTATAGAAGCCCTGGGTGTAAGCTCGCCACTGATAACTTGCCTGCTGCTGTATCTGTAAGTCGGGTCAGTCAGGTTCATTTTATCTTCGTTTTCTCTTCCAGTGAACGTTTTgagaactgtttattttgtaatgaaataaCCACGTTTTCTGCGGCTCCACTGGTGGACACCAGTAGGAGAGAGAAAGGACTTCTTCTGTCATacttattggcggtttgcaaaccaagATGGTGAATTACTGCCACCAGCTGGCACGTACGATCATTGCACATGAGGAAATGACCTGCTGCGGTGATGACGTGTCTATGATTGATAGCATTAGTTGTCCAGtctcatgagaaaaaaaaacatttaaacaataAAATCCATTGTCAGTAAACAATGGAAGTGTCCAGGTTGCAGTTCTGTGCACCCTGAAAGCAAAATTGAGGCAGCCAATGAGAGAGAAGCATCAGGTCACATGCTGGGCACAAGTTCAAGGCTTGGCATTGACTGCTGTTAGACCGACGTCCCTGTGTTAATAAATGGTGTTTTCAAAACATCGTAGTTATTAATCCATACATTGTGAAACCCCTTTTATTAAATGATGGCATGTGCTGACAAGCTATTTATGGTAAAAGTAAATGCTTATTTCAATTTTAGGAAGCAATTCAGCAGTCTCTGAATATGTTCGAAACCTAGTTAATACCGCAAAAGCAAGGTATTTCTCTAAGCTAACCTATAACGAAGGTCTTTGTAGGCTTCCAGATCCGTATGCGTTCAGTGGTTGGAAGAATGACCTGTCTATTTGGCCCGACTTGACCTTTGGTGATACTTACACGTACTTGGTTAAGACGGTGGGATGGTACGTAAAGGAGTCACTTAAAGCTTTTAAGTCACTTGAAGCGTACCAGTTCTTTGTAAGTGGCCATGTTAAAGTCCTGTGGTACCATCCTTTTGGAGAAAACAGCTCGTTCTGTTTCCTGAAGGGGAAAATGATTCCTTCACAGAGGATAAATGACCGACCACATGATCCTTGGGTCTGCTTACACAAATGTAATGCTTTTGTTTACTGTGCTCACTGCACATGTATGGCAGGGTAAGTGTAATTTTACTTCTGACTGGCTATAATATCTCAtgtctgaaagccatattaaactTGAAAGAAAAATATTTTGAATGCTTCCTAACCACTTTACAGTAACTTACTCACCACAAGTGATCAGAGtgcatttttttcctttcagcaaTTGTCAAGCTAACTGATGAATTAGTAAATTATCATTATGAGAACTGGGGAATTGATCAGTCTAAGGATTTTAAATTGAGCTGACAATGGAAGGTTAATTTGCCTCATTTGGCgtgcaaaacaaaaatagaaaattatttaattattgaTATTTCTGAGCagtaaaataaagaaatataggACAAAGAAATGTTTTAAATTTGCTTACAATTTACCCGACAGGAAGTGGATACTGCAAACACGTGAGTGAGCCGACGGCACCCAGTTCTTATGTCGAATTATATTAACCCATGCAGATCTTTTCGGTTCCCGATCAGGAATCCTCAGGAAGTATATCTCTGAACCCTTCACAAACGATTGGTGCAGTTAATAACACAGCAACTGACTGGCATTATTATGGAATGCCATAGGCAACCCTACGACAACTGTTAAAAACTCCTGTCGTGCTGTGGCTCTTTGTCAACCACGCTAGTCAACAAACCCACATGACCAGATTCATGATGTCACGAGAAGTATCATGATTTGCAGTGACAAAGTTTGTTAGAATATATCACCTCAGcatttatccatccatctattttcagaacgcacttattccagttaagtctatcacagggccaacacacacacacacacacacacacacacacacacacacacacacacacacacacacacacacacacacacacacacacacacagacaaactcaTTTAAACTCTTGCTCACACACAGTTAGTtaccagttcatctaacctgcatgtctttggaagtggaagcaaacggagcacctggagggaacccgggGAGAACATGCCAAACTCCAGAGAGCACCTCagcatgtatgtttttttttgtttgtttgtttgtttgtttgttttttgcacacaAACATCTGCTCTTACATGGACACGTGCAGGCaatctttgatataaactgaacagaacaatgcaggctgaattgactccccatgttttttctataaataaatcagaataaaataagaggtaactcactttgaaatgaatcaaacatatagctgcagcttaataactttaaaaaataacaaaaatcagcagcttgtatttttattctgactccagttcattttagtgtgatgaagtcatccttttttttgtcatcagtcacgttttgtgcttgaacactacattaagcgcaagattgaacaaataaatacctttggaaaataacagctgttaaagttcagagttctcacctgctttttgtgatctgtgcctctgaacatcactgcacagcctctccacatcagggttttttAACCTGAGTATGCATAatgtttgctcagttcatttatatattctcattttttaaggatttttATAAGGATATCTGACCATTTGACCATCTGACTCATCTAGTCAACTAGTTTTGGCAGTCCTACTACATAGACAGATTCTTTATTAAAGTAAAgtaccccaacatacaaaaaatggaaattcatgaaattaggCCTCTGCAGAGGGCACaaaatgcctctaaaatgctcaaaacctgcGAGCTGCAGGGGGCTTTACCCCCTGGGCCCCCACAAGGGGCAATCCCCTGTGAAGTCCGCTGGGGTTCTattgcggcccccagacccccgcccATTTtcatagtttttttattttcccaTTCTCATTCCTGCATGTAGAATATTGTTCCTGCTCCAGTTCCACACAGCTCTGTATGAAAACAAAATTATCTCCTTTCAAAACCTCCAAATTGTATGAACACGTGACTGTCATAAAGATCCAGTTgccagtcatccacagtttttgatccagtaatggcccagtcacacggcacttaacgaaggacaacgaagccctaacaaaacaagaaatctggactttcattggcatcgttttTTTGCATGGCATGCGCAGTTTTGTTCcagcagctggcacttcgtcaggatttttaactgttgaaaaatttgaatgaatgacaccgaaaacctcaattcatctgtatttcgttttgctgtagttcttgactttttttttatcgtttgcttagtttttgtaacactggagtttagtttgacttcgttgaaccagctgaatgttttcatacagtgcagaagccgtttTGTGggcgctgctgctgcgttcaggcaccgtcggaaattacagggcaaattcagcctgcttggattttttttatctgggtggggggggtcagcttcactgggctcaggcaccttatataggccagaattaatcttttgtgtggatacaattaattattttaccaaaataagattaaaaccactctccatttgaaacaacaaaaaagtaatgtctgacggtacttgaatgcagcagcagcggcagcggcCATCGCCTGTTGCATTCGCTTATTTTTTATTaactataacaatatgagtgtaggaatgacaactcTTCTGTACATGTAGcaacagggatgggtattgagaaccggttcctttcgggtatcgtttatgaaatgattcgatccaccgacatcaataacctttttacttaacgattcccttatcggtccttcagagttgctgttgttttgggggtgtttgtcaggaaaattataatttctgtacattgattacagacccagcagcgggtctgtaatcaacttttctgcagcgcggctttgctttgaaccttgaactgatcgaagcagtgattcacagattgaagcagtgcttcgatcattgctttgtttcatttttttctttcgcttatcttaattttcccccgctaaaaccctaaagagcatatggctgtgagtattatttaccttttttatgttaaagcgacctgttatggtcttctgaaacagttaataggtgtattttataacttaaaaacgggaccgatgctaacacgttagcatgtctgtggcattttcagtgataaagttagcattaagcagttgcagctgtcaagcgtttgttgtcgtaaaagagtcaaatgtattacaaattgtaatattttttaaatttatttttgtttctatattaataatctaatgattagttattatatacagttttagagaaagagacaaaaagaacctgaatagaaacacaacagaaaatataaaaccaagtaacaatgaacatacataaataaataaatacatacatacagaaatcaatgtttcctgtgaacacctagtgactcttacacctccatttcatccctgttttatttaagttactgacagtttgtttcagtcaaaccatattttcagtttgttaatttcttcagtgatttcctccagaactatctgccaaactagaaaactgctgcatcctagtaagagcagactactactggaatgaatttgaataaggaaagttttttttttctctctctctcacctaaatggatgctgcactcactccagtttatcgtctggaatagtcccagactgcatttcagagcttctagaattcaaacattttcatgcaggtggtgttggggggggggattttgggtttcagcttttttttgtttttcaccactttcatccctgaatatgtcaatcgtgagtcactttttgtgcagattaaagttactaactgggactcctgtcttgttgcgagaaagaaacgagaatcgtcctccgttctgttcacacagctccaaatgctgtgcggctctctgacgagtcaagtttgaatgatagaatccagtcggaattaataacttcaaagcgaaacaccgttttgtttatttttatttatgtccagagatcaaggatacagtgaccaatttcatatttatttactttaagactcaatgaaatacatagaaaaactgtaaagcctacttttagtacaaaattcacaagaggtatcgataagggaatcgataaggaatcggatcgataagcagaatcgataatggcatcgatatcgataaaatgttatcagtacccatccctaattatataagagctgttctggaaggcagaattcacattgtggatcagctgcagctggagcaAGACCGAGCTTGCACCGTGTCCTCAGACAAtgttgtcagacagtgaggattctgatgaaggagatgatccctctgttgttctggacgaggaaccagagcaggtggacccaTGACGtgcccacagatctccacagtgggtcggatcacacacttctgtttgcagtttctccttcACTTCAACTTCAAAAATCTTACCCATGGGAACACTGGACAAGTAATAAAATCACAACTGGTGCTGGGCCTTTATAAAAACACACCTCTTTcaccattttgacatattcaccgTCATGCACACACCAAATGCACAAAAAACAGATTTCGAACTGCAAAAAATTCCAGTTTTCCCATTCATTTAAATGAAAATAGCAAATGGGTCTGAGGGGGACGGTTTAATTTCTCAGAGCATGTGGCACCAAAAAATAAAACGCAGTACAGcaatattttaatattatttatttttttagaataGTCAGCTAATTTGGTATTTCATTTACCAAAGATACACACTTTAAGAAAGAGTGCTGATTGTAGGTGTGTTAAATTACTAAGATTGGGGGTatgaagccaaaaaaaaaaaaacaacccctgTGTGGGACATCTGTTGCCTTTTGTACAACAATGAAAATGAACGCAGTGCATGAGCACACACTTGGAATTCAGTCCTCTGTTACAGCACAAATAAATATTCAGTTCaggttttgctgtttttacaaatGGCAAACAGCAGTATTGGTGTGTTTGTTTCCagcgtggaaggttcctggttcaaaccccacacatgcacgttctccatgtaatgtggagtcgcatcaagaaggacatctggtgtcgGTAACAGAACTGTTCCCcttaaaattggtccgccctgcctccactgtgcatgcagcATTTTGGAGCGTCTgcagcgattcacagattatcaccttgtttcttcttcaaactgcactatagtcatcatctatctcagagacagatatctaaagcttttgtacaacaatcatttccacataaattcagcattatttcataataaaaaacgGGGGGTCTGATCAGAGCACCACAACAGCATGTCTGAGTATGAcatgctgctgcgcctacgtcatttcagagcattaatagtgactcaccaattatcgcctcttTTGTGCTTAAAACGGACTTgtatctgcttaaaactgactttagaatgatttaaggggttttcatttgtcatctgatggttaataatcacattattccctttgattgctttgggtgagtcAAACTGAGTGAGTCAGTCACCGATGCGCTGCTCTGGCAGTGTGATCACtctcccatcttttattatgaaataatgctgaatttatgtggaaatgattgttgtagaaaagcatcagatatctgtcgctgagatagatgatgactggagtgaagtttgaagcagaaacgaggaaaTAATCAGTGAATTTCTGCAACCCTCTGAAATTATGCATGCGCACTGAAGGCAGGAGGGGGGCGATTTTTAGACGGGACCTTTCGGTTGGCAACACGGGCATAAAACTTTTGCCAAACCAACATACAAATCCACCTCTTCTGTGGTGACCGTGAatgaagggagcagctgaagggacttacaaacAGTAAACTGTATTAGAGTGAAATTCTGTTTTGGTTTACTGCTGTTCCTCTGTCTTTATCAAATCCTCTTTGCTCAGACTTCTCCATCATTTCTCTTTTAATTCTTGTACTGTACTTTTGTTCTTTGCCAACTATCACACAGGATAAAACTCTTTTTCATCTGAAGACTTCCAACAGCAGCATTTTTGCAATAGTTCTTCAATTGAAGTTTTGCACTTCTTTGCACTGGCCAAATAACTGTGAAATCAGAGAGAGATTGCTTGTCCTCTATACTTCCTTGACGTTTTTAAATCTG
It encodes:
- the LOC117507327 gene encoding LOW QUALITY PROTEIN: monocarboxylate transporter 2-like (The sequence of the model RefSeq protein was modified relative to this genomic sequence to represent the inferred CDS: inserted 1 base in 1 codon); translation: MSHSPVSSKPPDGGWGWMVVFGAHISIGFAYSTPKILSVFFNEIQSDLLISSSDVAWISSIMLAIMYAGGETPISSMLVSRFGSRPVVIXGGLMFGFSMVRASFGTSIIYLYFCIGVVGGFGLAFNLNASLTIISKYFLAQRPLANGLAMAGSPVFLCFLAPLNQYLIDNFGWRGSLFILGALMLNCCVAGSLMRPILTNTSIHVAQKKVEEKPNNYNTMLKRSCKCNVTTPLDFSFFKDRGFVIYLIGSVMFIFGAYAPIVFLTAYAVNQGVDEYYAAYLLSIMGFVDMFARPGSGLVANCKWIRPRIQYFFSFAVLFNGLCHLLCPLAKGYTLLVTYAVFFGISFGMVFALIFECLMDLMGSQHFPSAVGLVTIIECFPMLLGPPAAGLLVDVFGSYKYLYFMCGSVIATGGVFLFIMNIYNYHKLNKEKAVKGGGTHNHKTMDIQDQAKGSGVEMLKDLEPAKSPDEDNVV